One segment of Stappia sp. 28M-7 DNA contains the following:
- a CDS encoding LacI family DNA-binding transcriptional regulator, translating into MTKEAPATPRPRNATLRDVAREAGVDVSTVSRVLKNDKDVRTSAETRQRIIDAAERLQYRANPLARALKMARSRTLLIVVPQIENPVFASAILGAEAEARAQGYVLLVAYDQNGSAASVLERVSQSSLIEGVIIASFDEDDSLRQSIAAINRPYVVINRVLPGDVHCVAVDTCAAAAIGVSHLIALGHRRIGHLAGRLGRFNGNARRQGWQEAMSAAGLDPDPDLVVEAGYDPARVPGAVDALLARGVTAIHAATLLTGAAAIAHLHKRGLDVPGDMSVVTMHDDLLARVVHPEITTVGLPTSEMGREAVRALLAQLEPAPAGGAEPAHVLLLPPGELVVRASAAGPKAGPEAGTGAV; encoded by the coding sequence ATGACGAAGGAAGCCCCCGCCACCCCGCGCCCGCGCAACGCCACCTTGCGGGACGTGGCAAGAGAAGCCGGTGTCGACGTCTCCACGGTCTCGCGGGTCCTGAAGAACGACAAGGACGTGCGCACCAGCGCCGAGACCCGCCAGCGCATCATCGATGCGGCGGAGCGGCTGCAATACCGCGCCAATCCGCTGGCCCGCGCGCTGAAGATGGCCCGCTCGCGCACGCTGCTGATCGTCGTGCCGCAGATCGAGAACCCGGTCTTCGCCTCGGCGATCCTTGGCGCGGAAGCCGAGGCGCGGGCGCAAGGCTATGTGCTGCTGGTCGCCTACGACCAGAACGGCTCGGCCGCCAGCGTGCTGGAACGGGTGTCGCAGTCGAGCCTGATCGAGGGCGTCATCATCGCCAGTTTCGATGAGGACGACAGCCTGCGCCAGAGCATCGCCGCCATCAACCGCCCCTATGTGGTGATCAACCGCGTGCTGCCCGGCGACGTGCACTGCGTTGCGGTCGACACCTGCGCGGCCGCCGCCATCGGCGTCAGCCACCTGATCGCCCTCGGCCATCGGCGCATCGGCCATCTCGCCGGCCGGCTCGGCCGCTTCAACGGCAATGCCCGCCGCCAGGGCTGGCAGGAGGCGATGAGTGCCGCCGGACTGGACCCCGACCCGGATCTGGTGGTGGAGGCCGGCTACGATCCGGCGCGGGTGCCGGGCGCCGTCGATGCGCTGCTGGCGCGCGGAGTGACCGCAATCCACGCCGCAACGCTGCTGACCGGGGCGGCTGCCATCGCCCACCTGCACAAGCGCGGCCTCGATGTGCCGGGCGACATGTCCGTCGTCACCATGCATGACGACCTGCTGGCGCGGGTGGTGCATCCGGAGATCACCACCGTCGGCCTGCCGACCTCCGAGATGGGGCGCGAGGCGGTGCGTGCGCTGCTGGCGCAGCTCGAGCCGGCGCCGGCGGGCGGGGCGGAGCCCGCCCATGTGCTGCTGCTGCCGCCGGGCGAACTGGTTGTCCGGGCATCCGCCGCAGGGCCGAAAGCCGGCCCGGAAGCCGGTACTGGGGCCGTCTGA
- a CDS encoding VOC family protein, translating into MKPRISVLTLAVSDLENALSFYRDGLGLPTEGIVGREFEHGAVAFFDLSGGLKLAIWAQDDLVHDTGLPKTPICTTAVSIGHNVLRREEVDDVMRKAMSAGAKVIKEPQDTFYGGYAGYFTDPDGHLWEIVWNPAMLPAD; encoded by the coding sequence ATGAAGCCGCGAATTTCTGTTCTCACGCTTGCCGTCTCCGATCTCGAAAACGCCCTGTCGTTCTATCGCGATGGCCTTGGTCTGCCGACCGAGGGCATTGTCGGGCGCGAATTCGAACACGGTGCGGTCGCCTTCTTCGATCTCTCGGGCGGCCTGAAGCTCGCCATCTGGGCGCAGGACGATCTCGTCCACGACACCGGACTGCCCAAGACCCCGATTTGTACCACCGCCGTCAGCATCGGGCATAACGTTCTGCGCCGCGAGGAGGTCGACGACGTCATGCGCAAGGCAATGAGCGCAGGGGCGAAGGTCATCAAGGAGCCGCAGGACACGTTCTATGGCGGCTATGCGGGCTATTTCACCGATCCCGACGGGCATCTTTGGGAAATCGTCTGGAACCCGGCGAT